CTTGTGCGTCGCTGCCTCCTTGGCTCAGAGTCCTAGTTTTGGAGGATGTCCCACTGTGCCATCGCAGAAGACTTTTGACGTAAACAAGGTGAGTCTGgcattttctgaaaatgaatTCTTGTCGTGTTTTCCGTTTTGGAACTGTTTTCAAATTTGTCTTGAAAAATCAATTGATTGGCTCCCACATAGGCTTCTGGATAGGTTTGACAGGAGAAAACTTCACAAAAATAACGGGTTCTTTCTGAAAAAATATATTGCTTGGTTTCCATTAGATTATTGACTTTGCCATCATTTCATAAAGAGCAAAAGTTTGCAAAAACTAACAAATAATATTTGTTTCTGTGTCAGTCAACTCATTAACGCATAAACCACCAGGAGCTCAAACATGTTCTCTATCCTCAGTAGTTTCAACAGGCCTATGTATTAAATATTGTtgtttatctatctatctatctatctatctatctatctatctatctatctatctatctatctatctatctatctacctacctacctatctATTTAACTAGTGAGCTACcagtctgtctgtatgcatgtctgtctatcacattctccctctctctttctatgtgtctatctgtctatttaTCGAGCTTGCTATCTTAATttcatccccccctcccccccccccccccgccttttttgttatcattgttTTTGACCAATCCAACCCTCTCGCACCTTATCATTTAAATCTGATTTTACGTCAACAGCACCTCAGTTAGTGATACGAGAATAACGTCTTCCCCACACATTTCAAAATGTATTAAATTTAGACCTTGACCttctttgctttctttcttttggacCACTCGAACCGCATTCCCCCAACTTGTTCAAATCTGATTTTATGTCAACAGTACCTGGGTTATTGATACAAGAATTATGTCTTCCCCACCCAATTTTACGATTAATTAAAATAAGGTTTAGATCTTGATCttctttgctttctttcttttagacCACTCGAACCGCATTCCCCCAACTTGTTCAAATCTGATTTTATGTCAACAGTACCTGGGTTATTGATACAAGAATTATGTCTTCCCCACAATTTTGTCAAATTAATCAAACAAATGTTAAGATCGTGAtcttctgttttgttgttgaccaCTCCCACCCTCTCGCACCTACTTATTCAAATCTGATTTTATGTCAACAGTACCTGGGTTTCTGGTACGAGATTTACTTGTTCCCCACCCACTTCGAGAAGGGCAAATGCACCCGCGCCAAATACACGCTCAAGGATAATGGTCACGTTGAAGTCTACAACCGTGATCTCCAGTGAGTTCAAATATTTTactctttcttttgtttgtttgagattGTGGCTTTAGCGGTTAGTGCACTTCTTAGCATCTCCCCGGGATGTGCCTTAGATTCGACCATCGGTTAGCGACAGTAGAAGAAAAATGACaaagtttgtctgtgtgtgtgtgtgtgtgtgtgtgtgtgtgtgtgtgtgtgtgtgtgtgtgtgtgtgtgtgtgtgtgtgtgtttgtgtgtgtttgtacatgtgtgtgcagAAACGTCGTAGCCTCTTTGCATGGACAGTATGCACAACAAGCTTTGCAGATTACAGATTGTAATCGACCAATACACCAACTGATGGAGTATGAAttattgagtgagtgagtgagtgagtgaagaATCAATGAGTCAGTGAGTCAGTGATTtagccagtcagtcagtaagTGACTCCTAAATAGAGTTAGTGAGTGAGGAatgtacattttctttaatttttgcaCTTGATGTCTCGGTTCAAAGTATTCTAATTATTGCAACTACAAAAATGTGCGCGAAACGTATATTATCTAATTGATATATAATATACATCATATTGTTGTATTATCGTTGTCCAGGGACGGCACAGAGGTGAGGGCTATCGGTGATCTTTACCGCCCCGACGCCGCACACCCCGCCAACCTTAAAGTGCGTTTTGCCGCAGGTATGTTCAATTGTTGAAGCTTCATGTCTTGCGCCAACTGTAAAATGCGTTTTAACGCAGGTATGTTCAATTGTTGAAGCTTCATGCTTTGCGCCAACTGTAAAGTGCGTTTTAACGCAGGTATGTTCAATTGTTGAAGCTTCATGTATTGCGCCAACTGTAATGTGCGTTTTGCCACAGGTATGTTCAATTGTTGAAGCTTCGTGGATTGCGCCAGCTGTAAAGTGCGTTTTGCCTCAGGTATGTTCAATTGTTGGTGCTAACTGTAAAGTGCGTTTTGCCACAGGTATGTTAAATTGTCAAAGCTGCATGTTTTGCGCCAAGGACTTTGAAAACCACCCCTTTTTCCCCAACAGCAGAATCGTTTTTAATTGTTAAGTATGACGCAATAAAACTGTTCCTTACCTTGTAAACTATCATGTTCACCCACACAGATCTGGTACGGATTTAGCATGGGATAAGAGCGTCCTGCTATTCGGACGcatacagtttgtttgtttgtttgtttgtttgcttaacgtccagccgaccacgaaggtgctgctttgacatataacgtgcgccacacacaagacagaagtcgcagcacaggcttcatgtctcacccagtcacattattctgacaccggaccaaccagttctagcactaaccccataatgccagacgccaggcggaacagccactagattgccaattttagacGCATACAGTATATGCATGGAATGAAACATTATTAGAAGAGTATAACTGTATAGAACCATTCTCATTTGTGTTCTTGTCAGATTTATTACCTTCGATCACCTCCAAAAATCCTTATCACCAAGCACTTCGCTTGTGTTATAATCCTAATAAAAAACCAAGAaacgaagccttcaaggctcccgtaagaaatcaacaaacagtaacacaaactcactcactccgtcacacacacacacacacacacacacacacacacacacacacacacacacacacacacacacacacacacacacacacacacacacacatgtggccactttttccactgctgtccgaTACTTTTCATCAACACTTGTCatcatgccgagtggatctaaattcggaagtcttcatgtggcttcatagcgtcgatcttgttgtaggttaacctcctttctgaaacaaatggcaaaatgcgattagttatgatgactacaacctacacacatataaacagtgttttgaaacagaatagtcaggttatacaagccactttacctatgcaacAGAAGCAAAGGGACGTAAGCACtatctcaggtgccaggagataggagctgcataactctcacttactctgtttgcacatgtcgtatgcatttagtgcgcttacgtccctttgtttctcagaccGGAAAACAGCTCAGTCTCATGTGATTGAGATTCTTTCATCTTCAGATTCTTCCcccacaaacaaaacatgtccATATAATTGACCACCGCTGGTACTGAGAACGTTGAATCTGAATTTAACCAAGCCTcttcatttccaggaactccaTACGGCTCATACAACGTGATCGACACAGACTACGGAAACTACACTCTCATCTACTCCTGCGAGTCCATCCTCGGTGTTGCTCACATCGAGTTCGCCTGGATCCTTGCCCGTAACATGACCCTTGAGCAGTCCACCACTGACCGTCTCATGACCGAACTCCAAGGGTACGGCGTCGACGTCACCAAATTCCACAAATCCGACCAGGTCGGATGTCCCCAATAAGCCAATGAGAATCGTCCTTTCATTGTGAATTCATTGACTGCGGTACTGTCGTCGTCATTGCACCGTGAGCGTATGAGAGAGCGTGTGACTGAGGGAGTGGGCTGGATAGGCCAGTGAGAGAGCATGTTGGGTAAAGAGTTTACTGTGAGAGTTAACAGGTTGGCTTAACAATGTTACTGTCAGGGAACGGCTGCGATAACTTGTAGCGCTTTTTATGTCAGCGTCCGACGAACAACGATCGTGCGTGCAGGGACATCTGTAGAGCCTAGCATAGTCTGCGCATGCTATTGAGTGCGCGATCGCTGTACGTCGGACGCTGACACGAAGAGCTACAAGTTATTGCTGCTATAAGGGAACATGTTGgcccccaaaactattttttaGGGAACTCATTCGTTAAACAATGTTTCTGTTTCCTTTGGTATTTTTTGTTGCTGTCACGAGTATGTCAGTACCTTACCCTGTCTTCACTTGAAGGGTTTAGAAAGTAGATGTTTCGATGAATGTTCGATACACGGAAAGTGTTTCTAGTCATGACGTGAGCAAATGGCAAATGCTTGTACGTATTTGAAAGGGTTCACATGAGGTTTAAAGTTTAGCTTTCATGTGTGGCTATGCATATTCAACTTTCTTTGATGCATTGAACTTGAACACAATTGCACAAACCAGCATATTTTAAAGTGATATTTGTGAATGAGTGAGCGATAAACTGgagaaagagagcaaaaaaACACTGctgtaaatatgtgtgtgtgtgtgtgtgtgtgtgtgtctttctttctttctttatttggtgtttaacgtcgttttcaaccacgaaggttatatcgcgaagagggaaaggggggagatgggataagggaaaggggggagatgggatagagccacttgttaagtgtttcttgttcacaaaagcactaatcaaaaaattgctccaggggcttgcaacgtagtacaatatatgaccttactgggagaatgcaagtttccagtacaaaggactaaacatttcttacatactgcttgactaaaatctttacaaacattgactatattctatacaagaaccactcaacaagggtaaaaagtgaagaattttatgggtgagaaaaggaaagtaaaaggactttggggaggcagaaatagagaagaaacaagaaaaagatcctaattaggttcacggcatcgagagtgatgcgaccttctctcagaagttagtagagaaggctcccccatccaccacccgggggacgcgcctctacgccaattagggggcgcgaggtgtgtgtgtgtgtgtgtgtgtgtgtgtgtgtgtgtgtgtgtgtgtgtgagtgtgtgtgtgtgtgtgtgtgagtgtgtgcgtgtgtgtgtgtgtgtgtgtgtgtgtgtgtgtgtgtgtgcgtgtgtatcgcattgtgtgtgtgtgtgtgtgtatgtgtcgcattgtgtgtgtgtatgtgtgtgtgtgtgttgtgtgtgtgtgtgtgtgtttgtgtgaatgtgtgtgtgtgtgtgtgtgtgtgtgtgtgtgtgtgtgtgtgtgtgtgtgtgtgtgtgtgtgtgtgtgtgtgtgtgtgtgtgcgcacgccaCTAAAATATATCACGTACAACTTTCTCAGACACACTTTTTTTCTATAAGTAGTCTTTACTTACATACATAATGAAATACCATTTGTGCGTTTCACTCTTTAAAAATTTGTAACTGCTATAAATGAACTATCCattacatttatcaaaaaatacaTCAGACCTGGTGTCCTTTCAGAAAATCAGCCACATAAAACATAAGATAATTTACAGATAGATATAcagcagaaagagagagtgacatTTCTTTCCCCTGTACCGTAGACCGTTTTTCATCTTGCATTGATTTTGATTTGTCTATTTTGACTTCTGAACTGTTACAAAAATTGTGCATGCACAAGTATCGTCAGGGAATAAACAACATCACATTACTACTCCCCAAAACAAAACCGACACATacaaaaaacatcaacaacaacaaaataaaacagaaaacgACACAAAACACAGCGAAACTAGGCAAACAGTCTAACGCTGACTAATTTATGACACAGTGCAGGAAAATTTCATTTTTCGCTCCGTCATGGTCGCATTAACACTTAAACCAGCTGTTTTCGCTCCGTCATGGTCGCATTAACACTTGAACCAGCTGTTTTTGCACCACTGGGATCCTACCGGCTCACAGATACCTGAAAGCAGAGAATGATGTGCTTATGATCCCAAACAAAAAgatatctcccccccccccaaaaaaaaaaagaacaccccccccccaaaaaaaaaaaaaaaatttaaaaaaataaaaagcaacCCCAAACAAACACGTTTAGACAAATAGGcgaatctgtctgtctgaatcaATACATTTCTATATAAAAGGTACACACCTTCCCGTGCAAACAGTTCAGCTCATCGTCTGAGAGCtggccaggtttttacatgaggttaagaccatccttccatgTGGTCACGTACCAAAACTGAACAGTCTGGAGCTCCCAGTGCACAGTGGGAATTATTTTTCATGAATCACTTCGTAAAAGCCAATTATGGCTTTAACAAAAACGCCACAGCAAGCTGTCAtgatgttgattttttgtgtatgaccaagtggagggatggtcttatatcTTGCAATAGCCTGGCAAGCTCTTAGACGATGAGCCTGACTGTTTACAAGcgaaggagtgtgccttgaaTTGAGTCAAATTTACGTAACCCGTGTGCTATCTTATCCTGACTGACCCACTTCACACGACCCCAACtatttcaagatacaaacacAGGCACAATGAAAGTCGGTatcttgaacatttcttttgtgtTTATAAACTGAGGTCTTACAGACATGCACTACAGCAAAGGATATATTTGCTAAATAACaaaacacaaccacaacaacaacaacaacaacaacaacaacaacaacaacagaaacaacaacaacaacaacaacaacaacaacaacaacagcaaagaaaCAATTTATTCCATATATCTTTCTAATCTTAAGAAGTAGGGGGGTCTAAATGCTCACACACAGTACTTAACGCATAAACAGTGAAGGGTGAGCAAAAGAAGACAATAGCTTTGGGGTCGAACAACTGTCCGCAATAGTGACCCTTTATCCTTACCCGCCACTTCATGGATAATGAATTAAAGGTGTACTACTCCTTGTGGTCTGGTTGTAGGCTTTTACACGTGAAAATAGCATCCTTCCACTGTGATATATacccaaacaagtcgcgtaaggcgacaatacaacatttagtcaagctgtcgaactcacagaatgaaactgaacgcaatgcaatttttcagcaagaccgtatactcgtagcatcgtccaccgctcgtgacaaaggcagtgaaattgacaagaagagcggggtagtagttgcgctgataaggatagcacgcttttctgtacctctcttcgttttaactttctgagcgtgctcttaatccaaacatatcatatctatatgttttttgaatcaggaaccgacaaggaataagatgaaagtgtttttaaatcgatttcggaaatttgattttgataataattttaatatgtttaattttcagaccttgtttttaatccgaatataacatatttatatgtttttggaatcagaaaatgatgaagaataagatgaacgtaaatttggatcgttttataaaaaaatcattttaattacaattttcagatttttaatgaccaaagtgattaattaatttttaagccaccaagctgaaatgaaaatttcaatcaatttgattgaaaaatgagggtgtgacagtgccgcctcaacttttacaaaaagccggatatgacgtcatcaaagacaacgtccggggatgtcatactcaggaactctcatgtcaaatttcataaagatcggtccagtagtttactctcaatcgctctacacacacacacgcacacacacacacacacacacacacatacaccacaccctcgtctcgattcccccaaaacttgactaaatgtaaacaagtcgcgtaaggcgaaaatacaacatttagtcaagtagctgtcgaactcacagaatgaaactgaacgcaatgccatttttcagcaagaccgtatactcgttgcatcgtcagtccaccgctcatggcaaaggcagtgaaattgacaagaagagcggggtagtagttgcgctaagaaggatagcacgcttttctgtacctctctttgttttaactttctgagcgtgtttttaatccaaacatatcatatctatatgtttttggaatcaggaaccgacaagaaatacgatgaaagtgtttttaaattgatttcgacaatttaattttgataataatttttatatatttaattttcagagcttgtttttaatccaaatataacatatttatatgtttttggaatcagaatatgatggagaataagatgaacgtaaatttggatcgttttataaatttttatttattttttacaattttcagatttttaatgaccaaagtcattaattaatttttaagccaccaagctgaaatgcaatgccgaagtccgggcttcgtcgaagattacttgaccaaaatttcaaccaatttggttgaaaaatgagggcgtgacagtgccgcctcaactttcacaaaaagccggatatgacgtaatcaaagaaatttatcaaaaaaatgaaaaaaaagtatggggatttcatacccaggaactctcatgtcaaatttcataaagatcggtccagtagtttagtctgaatcgctctacacacacacagagacagacagacacacacacacgcacatacaccacgaccctcgtctcgattcccccctctacgttaaaacatttagtcaaaacttgactaaatgtaaaaatcaactGCTTCTTGTGCATACATTTTGTGTGATGAATAAGTGCCACTAAGAAATATTATTCATAGCAATCCCACTGTATACTGAGTGTAGGTGGTACATTTTTCTCGATGGCCAAACAAGCGTGTTCAACTTGAAGCATGCTCTAACAACCATGTGTAAAGCTTGGGTAGACGCGCCGTGGTGTGCATGGTTTGCCTACACGAGAAGGTTATGCCATGcaaaagcctggctagatcGGAGGTGGACTGCGCagtcccgtaaaccatcacagagcatacttccatttgaacgctcaccgaacgggaacatcctggctgctttctgtcgagcgtgagacattttcaaagaatttattttcgtagacttgttcgttaacaacaacggcgcctcgtttttgcgctagacctaacttttaaaatctaaataataaattgacagcttgttacacaaacattctttaatcataaaagaattcgtttttcatcaagacaagatcagaacaattcgaagttgtgaaagtttaaaacaagtcacgtaaggcgaaactacaatatttagtcaagtagctgtcgaactcacagaataaaactgaacgcaatgcaacgcagcaagaccgtatactcgtagtccaccgctcacggcataggcagtgaaattgacaagaagagcggggtagtagttgcgctaagaaggatagcacgcttttctgtacctctctttgttttaactttctgagcgtgtttttaatccaaacatatcatatctatatgtttttggaatcaggaaccgacaaggaataagatgaaggtgtttttaaattgatttggacaatttaattttgataataatttttatatatttaattttcagagcttgtttttaatccgaatataacatatttatatgtttttggaatcagcaaatgatggagaataagatgaacgtaaatttggatcgttttataaatttttatttttttttacaattttcagatttttaatgaccaaagtgattaattaatttttaagccaccaagctgaaatgcaataccgaagtccgggcttcgtcgaagattacttgaccaaaatttcaaccaatttggttaaaaaatgagggcgtgacagtgccgcctcaactttcacgaaaagccggatatgacgtcatcaaagacatttataaaaaaaaatgaaaaaaacgttcggggatttcatacccaggaactctcatgtcaaatttcataaagatcggtccagtagtttagtctgaatcgctctacacacacacacagacagacagacagacagacagacacacgcacatacaccacgaccctcgtttcgattccccctcgatgttaaaatatttagtcaaaacttgactaaatataaaaaagaaaagcccggaagcagggtcacgcaagggtcgtagcagacgaaggtttatcagtgcaaatcgccgttcctctcaacagtcaaaagccatcgctagagttcttgtgaaccacagccgttgtttcgtgcataaaaaacgtgctattgtagataagctcacatcgagtcgcattcatgactgacgactgcattgtgaaaaaggaaaactggatcacacgggttcacgatggctcaggggtaagataaaccacgcaaaaataaattctttgaaaattgttcgctctttacggagggcacctaggatgttctcaattggtgagtgtttaaatgaaagggtgtttgtactgtgtgtaaaagcctgaccgtatctgtgatggtttacgggaggcttactctgcctttaacttGGCCGCACACCAGATATGAACTGCCTTTGGGCTCGTGGTCTGTGAACAGGGGgaattttttgatgaattgatttggtttttttgatatgaaattaattcatcaaaaagtgCCAACTCATCACAACTTGTTGAGGATTTTTTTAGGAAGGGTGAGGATTTCTGGTATGAGTCCatatggagggatggtcttctcCCATATAAAAACCCTGGTCAAGTATGTGGGATTTTGCGTGAATGGCCGTTTCCTCGACgaatagacgaattccaaaaataactccgacgggttttgtatgggttgtgaaagagtaaaaGCCCTTGCTTTTTAATAGGACAAACATTTGGAGCGGCTTTCACccggggtgtgtcggaaacacgtggactgGAGCACGTGTCAAGTTATTCgccagaggaaaagcaagggcattaaCTCTCcaacaacccatacaaacccggcggagttatttccgaaaacaCGTGGAAATGCAGGAGCACGTGTGaggttatttgtcagaggaaaagcatgggcattcactctttcacaacgcaTACGTATCCGAcgcagttatttccgaaaatcgtccataaggcagccatactccgccGTCtccaggaagggggggggggggaggggcaacTGGAATTTACCTGGATGTCCTCTAGGACCATTGGTGGTGATTGCCCCCACTGTCCACACGCAGGTAGGGTCGCCCAGTTCTTGACCGTTGGTCAGACCATCCCCGTCACTGTCCGCCTGGCACacggtcatggtgtatgtgaaGTTGTCGGCCTTGAAAGTCTGCAACAATGATGGTTCCATCGTACGTGAACGTGCTTGCGCGAGCGTGTCCTTCTATTTGCcccgtgtgtgcttgcgtggaGGTGTGGGGGAAATTGAGAGGAAAGATGTCAGTTTTCTTGGGGGGTAGTCGTCCGAGGGGCAGTTGTCCAAGGGGCAATTGTTCTAccatggggggtgggggggatgggggtggagtagtcaaggggaggggggggggcgttatTTTCTACTCATAAATCGGGTATACTCGGAAGGCGACAACCACCAGGCGACAATCGTATGGCAACAGCCAATGTCGATTTGTTCACCCTTTTCAACCAACTAACCAAACAACCAACTAACCTACCAAACAAATAATGTCCACTTCTCGGCTCTGTTAAGACAATGCTCCGTACGTTCAGAATTTAAGTTACGGTGGGTGCACTTTTAAGTTCGCCTGTCCCAGAAAAAAGCCAGACATCGCAATTCTCCGATATGCTGAATAAGATGTCGACTTTATCAGACATTAAGT
The sequence above is a segment of the Littorina saxatilis isolate snail1 linkage group LG3, US_GU_Lsax_2.0, whole genome shotgun sequence genome. Coding sequences within it:
- the LOC138960980 gene encoding apolipoprotein D-like, with amino-acid sequence MLGVAVLALCVAASLAQSPSFGGCPTVPSQKTFDVNKYLGFWYEIYLFPTHFEKGKCTRAKYTLKDNGHVEVYNRDLQDGTEVRAIGDLYRPDAAHPANLKVRFAAGTPYGSYNVIDTDYGNYTLIYSCESILGVAHIEFAWILARNMTLEQSTTDRLMTELQGYGVDVTKFHKSDQVGCPQ
- the LOC138960981 gene encoding temptin-like encodes the protein MYRVVLLVLVAATTVLSYPKFKDAIPNGHVVPNPCYGNPGQDMVWGGVGHKNISGGGDLNPFGDTFKADNFTYTMTVCQADSDGDGLTNGQELGDPTCVWTVGAITTNGPRGHPGICEPVGSQWCKNSWFKC